The DNA region ttacaataaaagtgaacaCAAAACGAcaacacattatttaccattaatttctattgggcacaaaattacCAGAAACAACCAAAACgaattgccaaaataaaggaaagtcTGTACTGTtgtctcataaaacatttgatctcaaatccaaaatgctagaGTACAGAGACAAATTAAAAATTTTAgcatcactgtccaaataaatatgggagtgtacacacacatacatcctaTATTGTCATGTTGAACAGACAGTTAATGTTAAAGTGAAGCGAATACTTTTCCACAGCCGAAACTGCACGTCAGGAAGGCCGGGACAAACACAAACTCAGGAATGGCAATATTATTTACTTTAAATTAATTTAGTTTTTATTCATACCGAAAAGTCGTGGTGAAAACGAAAATGATTTAAAATTTGCCATACACTGACAGCTCCTTGGTAACGACAGGCGCTCATTACTAGAATCATTTCAAGTGGAACAATGAGGAATGAAgtgtaaaatatttttggggggtctttctcttttttcttggcGAGGAAGGACAGGGAGCATCTcagttctctccttcctctccagtcTCTGGCTCATCTGCTGCATTATCAGACGTCCATAGCTGAAACacacaagacaaaaaaaacattaacaatgCACCGACCAGAAGCATTTCAGAAGTCACTATCTAAAAATGGACACACTCACTGtattgtaagtcactttggataaaagtaaagCTAAAATGGTATATTATACATGTGCTCCACTTAGGTCAAATCATTTCAAACCCCTATTATCCTAGCTAATCATTCACAAATGGCACTGCCTCCTGCTTGAGATTAAAACACTAAACTAAGACGCGCACACACTAGAGGGGGTTGCAGTCAGTGCCTGTGTGGGTGAATCGCTCGGTGGAGGGTGGGCAGATGTGCTGCAGGAGTGTCCAATCCCGTGGCGCCgtggagggaggcaggagggtACTTACTGTGAGGTTGTCCCTAAGCAGCTGCATGATGAGGGTGCTGTCTTTGTACGAGTCTTCGCTCAGCGTGTCGAGCTCAGCGATGGCGTCATCAAAGGCCTACGAGCACACGCACAAATAATCAAACGGTTGATATATGCATATGAACAAGGAGAtgaaaggtggagagagagagggcatatAATACAGCtctgtccctatatagtgcgcacccacataatggcaccctattccctatatggtgcacttcttttgaccagagccatatgggttCCGGTCAAAAGAAAGCaccgtatagggaatagggtgcagagTGAGACGCCGCCAGTGTGGGCTTCTGTGTTGTGTCATTATCCCGACCTGTTTGGCCAGTGAGCAGGCCTTCTCTGGGGAGTTGAGGATCTCgtagaagaagacagagaagtTGAGGGCCAGGCCCAGGCGGATGGGGTGGGTGGGCTGCATCTCCTTCTTGCTGATGTCAAACGCCTCCTGGTACGAGTCTTGAGAGTTGGATATCGTCTCtgcgggagaggagggggggtaaGAAGGAATAATTAAAGATAGAGCTCCGACTCTAAAAAACATtctctatgtcccaaatggcaacttatTCCTTATATAGCGCACTACATTTCAGGCCCATAGgctcaaaagtagtacacttcaTAGGGATAAAGGCGCTATTTGGGAAAAAAACGATTGTCTCGGTTTCATTTCACAACCTTTGTAAAAATGTGACTTTGGTCAGGAAGTCATGTGTCTCCAGGCATCCATCACTGCTCCAGATGGAGTCACTTTCCTTTCCCTGCTCTGGCCTGGTCAATGTTCTGACCATTGTCAGCCTATCTGAAAGTGTTTCTGAGAGCTATGCCTATATGAGATAATGGACTTATAAATATCCTTTGTTGAGCACCAAAGCTACAAATAGTGCCGTGGCATTAAGAATAACAAAGTACCGGGGGGCTCTAAGTCACTGCATTGCATGCagtagtgctagaggcgttactatgGTCCCGGGTTCATATCCCGAGCTGTGCCACAACCAGCCggggttgggagtcccataggacggcgcacaattggccccgcgTCGTCCGGGTCAGGGTCGGGTTTGGCCAGTGGGGTTTTACTTGGCTcgtcgcgctctagcgactccttgtgggggGCCGGGTGCCTGCGGGCTGACCTCGGATGCCAGTTGAAAAGTGTTtccgccgacacattggtgcagctggcttccgggttaagctggcgggtgttaagagCGGTTAgccaggtcatgtttcggaggacgcatgattcAACCTTCGcccctcccgagcccgttggggagttgcagcgatgagacgagaTCGCCAAAAAATGTAAATcgaaaaatatatgtataaaaagAATAACAAAGTACCAAATAATCCCCTGATATGATCCATGTGGACCTAATTGCAGAGTGCCTGAAGTGGCTGCCAAAATAAGCCAGCGAGTGTTATGCTACTAACTGATTAGACCTAGGCCTACATTTCAACTGTTCATTTGTAGCTGGTGCCAGACAGAGACACATCCTCCCTTCCCCGTTTGAACCCCGTCCATCTTCAATtggggcaggagggagggacGAGACCCCCAGGAAGGGAACATTCATACACCCATCTCCACGTTCAGAGCCCAAACTAACTCAGCCTGCAATAAATCAACAAACTTGAATCCCCTGAAGCTAGAGGTCTGGATGGCGCTCAAACACACAGAatgtatttacatatttttttcttccagAGGGTGATGCATGCTTGAGTAAACGCTTGTTAAATACCTTCGAGCTCTATAATGATTTGAGGGGAAACAGGAAAACAAAACCAGATGCCTTATCAACACATACTGTCTGACAACAAAAcaatatcaacaaacaaaaagaTAACTGATgagcattccaaatggcacccggtTCATTTCCCTTCTAGTACACCATGGTTGACCAGGGtccagggctttggtcaaaattagtgcactgaATAGGGTTCCAATTGGGACGCATAGCTGCTGTCCTCCCTGGTACACTGTCTGCTCTAACACATAACCATCATTTCATGGCCAGACTATAACCTCATAAGCCCCTGTAATCCTTTCTACTACAATGCAGTTTATGATTGAGTCTTTTATCCACTGTAAACTCCTGGCTCCAGATAAAAGGAGGGACAGGGAGACCAGTGGgagctagggctgggaattgacaCGGACCTCACAATaagatattatcacgatacttaggtgtcAATAAGACatgcattgcgattctcacgtttctatatgtattgcgaatTGATACtacgatttgatgttccaaacatattgctcactacatGTCCGctacagagggagaagagaaaacgagttttgatcagtcagggaaataagtgctgaaaacatgttgctcactatttaaaaagaagatggagaacaagctataggctgttgggctcccaagtggcgcagcggtctaaggcactgcatctcagtgctagaggcgtcagaccctggttcgattccaggctgtatcacaactggccatgattgggcgtcccatagggcgacgcacaattggcccagcgtcgcctgggttagggtttggccggggtacaccttcattgtaaataagactttgttcttaactggcttgcctagttaaataaaaaaaaataccagagttttggtgcaggtactgcaaactagcgctagctaacactactACCTACACtagccaaaaataaataaataaaacaatttcacaaattgaAACTTGGAGTCAAATATATTGCGATAtgaaataatattgcgatatgtaactatcAACCCCCCCCCCGTCCTGAGAGAATGAatctgagtcccaaatgacagcctattccctatataatgcactacttttgaccagggcccttagagaatagggtgccatttaggacatggTCCATGTTCAAAAGTAGTAACcaatatggggaatagggtgccatttggtacatagACGACGACTGATCAGTCCAGAGGACCAGTACTTACCCTTCTTGTCATCTGCGGAGGCCACCTCAGCCAGGTATCTGTAGTAGTCTCCCTTCATCTTCAAATAGAACACTTTGCTCTCCGCATTGGGAGCATTTTCAATCAAATATTTGCTCAGCAGCccctgagggaaaaaaacgacaGGAGGAGAGTTAATATTAATGTGAAGAACTATTTGAGACGCATGTCtgcgtctcaaatagcacccCATTCCTTACATAGTACACTTGGGCCCTGGTAAAaatgtgtgcactatatagggtgccatttgggacacgtccCAACTCATTTTGTACACAGACAGGATTCCAAGACAGGCCACAGTTCAATAATTAAAATTGGAGGGAGAAAATAAATTGGAAGAAATGCTTAGAAGTTGTAActtcaaaaaagtatatttttcatTAATGTGACCTGCTTTGAAGAGGAGAAAGAATATACTGTGGCATCCAGAGGGGGAGAGCTTCTTCAGCAACAGAAAATATAATTTACaaaaagggaaaaaataaatgtgatGGGCTCCTTCCTTTGGCCAGTGGTGCAGGATGACTCGGGTTAAACAAAACCTTGGACATGATCTTCTGGAGTTACATTCTcgcaaacacaccaaaacactcTGCATATGGTTATCGCGCAtataaaacattgaatgagtcTCAAACAGCACCCGATTCCCAGAATTGGTCAAAattagcgcactatatagggtgcaatttgggacaaacCCCTATCAATTATTGTAGCTGCACTTTGTTGACTTATCCGTTGCCTCAGATTGTGCGTTACTCCCACAAACAGGTTGTGGTTGGCATTTACATGCACATAACACTGGTACGAAAGAATGAGCACTCCACAACCAGCTTCCTGTGTAAACCGAACAATCGTCCACTTCCTCTTAATAAGGGCACGCTGTTTACAGCAGTAGACAGAGTCCTACCTAGAGACCACGTGTGTTAGGTAGCCTGGTACGTTTGTGCTCGTCTACTCCACAAGTGTTATTGTCGAGTCAATCGTGTTTGGCATGGCAAATGAGTGACGGGTGGTTGGCatgacagcacaaactggctctagaCTACACGTGTGGTAAGCAGTTATCCGCTCCCTGCATCTGCGGAGGTCAGTACTACAGCATGGTGAGGCCAATGTTCAGCCCcaaggagggaggcagggaggaatTACAAATGACATCATTTGTGTTTCGTCTGTGTAGCGGGCCGAACCCAGAAAACACAGTGAAAGATGCGGAGGAGGCATAGAGATAACCCAGTGAAAGGCTCGAGTGAAGGTGATACCAACTACAGGCTGCAGTTAATGCTGGCTCTCTAATACCTGATTATCAGCTCGGCGTGGGTGTGACGACAATCTGACAGCCTGGGTGAGACGCCCGGTGACAGCACTGACGCACAGGCAACTACACTTGCCAGAGCACAGCACTGACATACAGGCAGGGCTGTCACGGTGACCGTACTACaaccacaccggcagtcacgagtcatgaccgcagtcaaattccacgtgactgttGAGTTATGgaaactaggcttctccaaaacaGCGCTCTACCTGGCTGGCATTAAATGAACcgggggaaaagcgtcctccattcgctattcaagTGCATACAGATGTCTTTTATCCCCACTGCCCCTGTTCCGACAGGTGCACGATAAATCacaactaatttcacacattatttagtatatgtaaagacaagataatattgagaatagtctgatgagtgAGAATATCATCACTTGATGACCAGAGTGTGCAGTCTAAGGCAAGAAATGGCACATTCATTTGTTTTGCAACTTTTCCCAATAATAGTCACATGCATTaagtagcctagcccataggcctatatgttttgtatAATAACTGAAGtgaccaaatacacacacatatacacacacacacacacacacacacacacaaaagtaataaaatcgagcacacagccatgcaatcgccattgtcaaacattggcggtagaatggccttaccgaagacctgactttcaacgtggcacagtcataggatgccacctttccaacaagtcagttagtcaaatttctgccctgctagagctgccccggtcaactgtaagtgctattattgtgaagtggaaacgtctaggatgaacaacggctcagccgtgaagtggtaggccacacaagctcacagaacgtgaccgccgagtgctgaaccgcataaaaaaaattaaaaaaagaggggggaaaaaaattaaaaatcaaatCGTCTCTCCtcagttgcaatactcactacggagttccaaactgcctctggaagcaacgtcagcacaataacttattgtcaggagcttaatgaaatgggtttccatggccgagcagccacaaacAAGCCTAAGATGACCATGcgaaatgccaagcgttggctggagtggtgtaaagctcgccgccattggactctggagcagtggaaacgcatcgtctggagtgatgaatcacgcgtcaCCATCTGTCAGCCCAACGGacgaatatcaaatatatttcgatttgtttaacacttttttggttactacatgattccatttgtattatttcatagttttgacatatttactagtattctacaatgtagaaaatagtacaaataaaaaatagccctggaatgagtaggtgtatccaaacttctgactggtactgtatattagtaGGCaatatgtaaagaccagattaaattgagaatattctgatgggtgagaatattatcaagtgctttttaaaattgtgaatgagagactgataaagtgtgtgcagcctgcgcaaGAAAGAGCAGAGcgcatgcctttcatgcaactttttttcaaatcatcagtcACATGATGCAggccatttttgtattttttctaatacatttgaaggtttgtatcacaactacagttgcaaaataactctaaattaaggaGAACcattttcaaatgatcacttaaccactcaacacagaatagccacacgTGCGCACTCCCTCAGAAATTtagggaaaaatatcctttccatTTTATTCAGTTATCTTCAATTGTATTCTTtttactatatacagttgaagtcggaagattacatccaacttagccaaatacatttaaactcagtttttcataattcttgacatttaatcctagtaaaaattccctgtttaggtcagttaggatcaccactttattttaagaatgtgaaatgtcagaaaaacagtagagaattatttatttcagcttttatttctttcatcacattcccagtgggtcagaagtttacatacactcaattagtatttggtagcattgcctttaaattgtttaacgtttgtcaaacgttttgggtagccttccacaagcttcccacaataagttgggtgaattttggccgattccccctgacagagctggtgtaacagtcaggtttctaggcctccttgctcgcacatgctttttcagttccacCCACAAATGGGGCGGaacttctataggattgaggtcagggctttatgatggccaatACCTTtgggttgtccttaagccattttgccacaactttggaagtatgcttggggtcattgtccatttggaaaaccaatttgtgaccaagctttaacttcctgactgatgtcttgagaagttgcttcaatatatccacataattttcctcgtgcttcacggttggaatggtgtccttcgccttgcaagcttccccctttttcctccaaacataaagatggtcattatggccaaacagttctatttttgtttcatcagaccagaggacatttctccaaaaagttaaaatctttagtctggctttttttgtggcggttttggagcagtggcttcttccttgctgagtggcctttcaggttatgtcaatataggactcgttttactgtggatatagatacttttgtacccgtttcctccagcatcttcacaaagtccttttgctgttgttctggggtttatttgcacttttcgcaccaaagtacgttcatctctaggagacagaacccgtctccttcctgagtggtatgacggctgcgtggtcccatggtgtttatacttgcgtactattgtttgtacagatgaatgtggtaccttcaggcatttggaaattactcccaaggatgaaccagacttgtggaggactaccatatatttttcttatttcttttgattttccatgatgtcaagcaaagaggcactgagtttgaaggtaggccttgaaatacatccacaggtacacctccaattgattcaaattatgtcattagcctatcagaagcttctaaagccattacaacattttctggaattttacaagctgtttgaaaggcacagtcaacttagtgtatgtaaacttctgacccactggaattgtgatacaatgaagtgaaataatctgtctgtaaacaattgttggaaaaattacttgtgtcatgcacaaagatatcctaaccgacttgccaaaactatagtttgttaacaagaaatttgtggagtggttgaaaaaattagttttaacgactccaacctaagtgtatgtctaAGTGTATGTCTTAGATTGTAGTTGCCCCGCAGTACTGACGTACAGGCAACTGCACCTGCCCCGCAGTACCTGACGTGCAGGCAACTGCACCTGCCCCGCAGTACTGACGTGCAGGCAACTGCACCTGCCCCGCAGTACTGACGTGCAGCGAACTGCACCTGCCCCGCAGTACTGACGTGCAGGCAACTGCACCTGCCCCGCAGTACTGACGTGCAGGCAACTGCACCTGCCCCGCAGTACTGACGTgcaggcaactgcaccgcccgcagtACTGACGTGCAGGCAACTGCACCTGCCCCGCAGTACTGACGTGCAGGCAACTGCACCTGCCCCGCAGTACTGACGTGCAGGCAACTGCACCTGCCCCGCAGTACTGACGTGCAGGCAACTGCACCTGCCCCGCAGTATGACGTGCAGGCAACTGCACCTGCCCCGCAGTACTGACGTGCAGGCAACTGCACCTGCCCCGCAGTACTGACGTGCAGGCAACTGCACCTGCCCCGCAGTACTGACGTAcaggcaactgcactgcccagcAGTACTGACGTGCAGGCAACTGCACCTGCCCCGCAGTACTGACGTGCAGGCAACTGCACCTGCCCGCAGTACTGACGTGCAGGCAACTGCACCTGCCCCGCAGTACTGACGTACAGGCAACTGCACCTGCCCCGCAGGTGCAGTTGCCTGTACGTCAGTTGCCTGTACTGACGTACAGGCAACTGCACCTGCCCCGCAGTACTGCACGTCAGGCAACTGCAACCTGCCCCGCAGTTACTGACGTACAGGCAACTGCACCTGCTGCCCGCAGTACTGACGTGCAGGCAACTGCACCTGCCCGCAGTACTGACGTACAGGCAACTGCACCTGCCCAGCAGTACTGGAGTGCAGGCAACTGCACCTGCCCCGCAGTACTGACGTACAGGCAACTGCACCTGCCCCGCAGTACTGACGTGCAGGTAaagtgttttattgtcacatagaccagacagatttttcacctcgtcaGCTCGTAtatatttgaaccagcgacctttcagttactggcccaatgctttaaccactaggctacctgccacccacccTCACTACAACTACCCTACCAACTGTTCACAGTGAGTGTCCCATGACATCATACTACTGCTGTAGATATGCACAGACAAGAGGGgagatactttgggattttgggaATGAGGCCCTTtgacagagtcagatgaactcgtggataccttGCAGTTGGAAGGAAGCTGCTAACTAGCGGTAGCGCAATTGCTAGCGCTAGTTAGCCACGTCCTTCAAatggcacacagagacatacaaatggtattcatgagttcatctgactctgggaagtAGATAGAGGGCCTcatttccaaaatcctgaagtatccgtTTAACTGTACAGCTTAAACTGCTGCTTGTTCTGTGAAGTCActtgctcacacatgcacacacttaaGCCACGCAGAAAACCCAGGAAATGGGCTGAACCGGCCGCCATTTCCTCCGAGTGAAATCGTCACCACAAACATCCTTAGAGAAACACTCCTCCATCCTCAGCAGCCACAGcgctgaacgtgtgtgtgtgtgtgtgcgcacgcgcagcaagtgtgtgtgtgttagtagcaGGTCAGTGAAGCAGAAGTCCTTCTCCTCAAAGGCTCATGGCGTGATTCAGCACCTctaactgaacattttacaagGCAAAATAAAAACCTCATAAATCGGGCCTGACAGTTATAGTGGAGAGCTCACTTCGACTCCTCAAGTGAGCATGCTgggttttaattttatttaactaggcaagtcagttaagatcaaattcttatttacaatgacggcctacaacggccaaaccctatggactcccaatcacggtcggttgtgataccctggtttgattccaggctgtgtctgtagtgacgcctctagcactgagatgcagtgccttagaccgctgcgccacttgttCAAGACTTATTGAATTATACACCAATTCTATTCTCCAATTTCTCTGCTGCCATCCTCTCTATGgtggtgtcccaaatgacaccccatttcctatatag from Salvelinus sp. IW2-2015 linkage group LG14, ASM291031v2, whole genome shotgun sequence includes:
- the ywhaqa gene encoding tyrosine 3-monooxygenase/tryptophan 5-monooxygenase activation protein, theta polypeptide a, producing the protein MDKTELIQKAKLAEQAERYDDMASSMKEVTEKGAELSCEERNLLSVAYKNVVGARRSAWRVISAIEQKTEGSDKKLQMVKEYRNKVETELRDICNDVLGLLSKYLIENAPNAESKVFYLKMKGDYYRYLAEVASADDKKETISNSQDSYQEAFDISKKEMQPTHPIRLGLALNFSVFFYEILNSPEKACSLAKQAFDDAIAELDTLSEDSYKDSTLIMQLLRDNLTLWTSDNAADEPETGEEGEN